The following are from one region of the Corynebacterium hindlerae genome:
- a CDS encoding PaaI family thioesterase yields MELTALFAQAQNRPLNDEELAQLNAADRGFSRHIGVRFTFVSADRVTAEIPVTQELLQIAGIVNGGVYCSIAETLGSIAGFAAAGGRPVVGVNNNTNFLSACGSGVIEAEAITIHAGRTTQAFEIRCRHRDKLLAVTTLRTMVLSS; encoded by the coding sequence ATGGAACTAACTGCACTTTTTGCCCAGGCACAGAACCGGCCACTTAACGACGAAGAACTCGCACAACTCAACGCCGCTGATCGCGGATTCTCCCGGCACATCGGGGTGCGATTCACGTTCGTCAGCGCTGACCGAGTGACCGCGGAAATCCCGGTCACCCAGGAGTTGCTTCAGATCGCCGGGATTGTCAACGGTGGGGTGTACTGCAGTATCGCGGAAACGCTGGGTTCTATCGCCGGGTTCGCAGCGGCCGGGGGACGGCCGGTGGTTGGCGTGAACAACAACACCAATTTCCTGTCGGCGTGTGGTTCTGGTGTGATCGAGGCGGAGGCAATCACGATTCACGCTGGCCGCACCACCCAGGCCTTTGAGATTCGGTGTCGGCACCGCGATAAATTGCTTGCCGTCACCACGCTCCGCACGATGGTTCTTTCCAGTTAG
- a CDS encoding class I SAM-dependent methyltransferase: MRTWNEIVAANPEHSENYARRWKNFQAEGKDIDGEARFLDALAPRGARILDAGCGTGRVGGVLAQRGHTVVGVDIDPVLIGHAQQDFPDQQWQVGDLALGEVPAGPFDIIFSAGNVMTFLAPAGRLPALRALAGQLAEDGRLVIGFGTDRGYHYRQFLQDCAEAGLTESLLLSTWDMKPFLPSSGFIVAVLERA; encoded by the coding sequence ATGCGTACCTGGAACGAGATCGTGGCGGCGAACCCCGAGCATTCAGAAAACTACGCGCGACGCTGGAAGAACTTCCAAGCGGAGGGCAAGGACATTGACGGTGAGGCGCGTTTCCTTGACGCCCTCGCCCCGCGCGGCGCCCGTATCCTCGACGCAGGTTGTGGCACCGGTCGCGTCGGCGGGGTGCTGGCGCAACGCGGTCATACCGTGGTGGGGGTGGACATTGATCCGGTCCTCATTGGCCATGCACAGCAGGATTTTCCTGACCAGCAGTGGCAGGTGGGGGATCTTGCACTGGGAGAGGTGCCCGCTGGCCCTTTTGACATCATTTTCTCTGCCGGAAACGTGATGACGTTCCTGGCTCCGGCGGGTCGGCTCCCAGCGTTGCGGGCGCTCGCCGGGCAGCTCGCCGAGGACGGTCGACTGGTGATCGGTTTCGGCACGGATCGTGGCTACCACTACCGGCAGTTCTTGCAGGACTGCGCCGAGGCAGGGCTCACGGAGAGCCTATTACTGTCCACGTGGGATATGAAGCCGTTCCTGCCGAGCTCAGGGTTTATCGTCGCCGTGTTGGAGCGGGCGTAG
- a CDS encoding NAD(P)/FAD-dependent oxidoreductase: protein MTEQPYRPAGGRHHVIVIGSGFGGLFAVKRLKNADVDVTLIDRTNHHLFQPLLYQVATGLLASGEIAPATRQILADQDNAYVVKARVTGVDIKAQTVTTQLGNNTKVFEYDSLIVAAGAGQSYFGNDHFAEFAPGMKNIDDALEIRARLMEAFERADMTLDPHLRERYMTFTIVGAGPTGVELAGQIAEMANRTLKDQYRNIDPSQAKIILLDGAPQVLPPFGKRLGRNAQRRLEKIGVTVMLNSIVTDVTEEAITVKNMKDDSVQTIRSFCKIWSAGVAASPLAKQIADQAGTECDRAGRAIVNDDLTVGEYKNVFLVGDMANCNNLPGVAQVAMQGGEYAAEQIILELGGRTGERPKFEYFDKGSMATVSRYSAVVKMGKVETTGLVGWIMWLAVHIMFLVGYRNRWTAAWAWGLNVLSPKRWQMTVTDQQRKARNLIEQ, encoded by the coding sequence ATGACTGAGCAGCCTTACCGCCCAGCCGGAGGACGCCACCACGTTATTGTTATTGGATCCGGTTTCGGCGGATTGTTTGCCGTTAAGCGCCTCAAGAATGCAGACGTCGATGTGACCCTCATCGACCGCACCAATCACCACCTCTTCCAGCCACTGCTTTACCAAGTAGCGACCGGCCTGCTTGCTTCCGGCGAGATCGCTCCGGCTACCCGCCAGATCCTCGCAGACCAGGACAACGCGTACGTAGTCAAGGCCCGCGTCACCGGTGTTGACATCAAGGCTCAGACCGTCACCACCCAGCTGGGTAACAACACCAAGGTTTTTGAATATGACTCCCTGATCGTCGCTGCTGGCGCCGGCCAGTCTTACTTCGGCAACGATCACTTTGCTGAGTTTGCCCCTGGCATGAAGAACATTGACGACGCCCTGGAGATCCGCGCCCGCCTGATGGAAGCCTTCGAGCGCGCCGACATGACGTTGGATCCACACCTGCGCGAGCGCTACATGACGTTCACCATCGTCGGCGCTGGCCCAACCGGTGTTGAGCTCGCTGGCCAGATCGCTGAGATGGCTAACCGAACCCTGAAGGATCAGTACCGCAATATCGACCCATCGCAGGCCAAGATCATTTTGCTCGACGGCGCGCCACAGGTTCTGCCACCATTCGGCAAACGCCTCGGCCGCAACGCTCAGCGTCGCTTGGAAAAGATCGGCGTCACCGTGATGCTCAACTCCATCGTCACCGACGTGACCGAGGAAGCAATCACCGTCAAGAATATGAAGGACGATTCGGTCCAGACCATCCGTTCCTTCTGCAAGATATGGTCCGCTGGCGTGGCCGCCAGCCCGCTGGCTAAGCAGATCGCTGACCAGGCTGGTACCGAATGCGACCGCGCCGGACGCGCAATCGTCAACGACGACCTCACCGTGGGCGAATACAAGAACGTCTTCCTGGTGGGCGACATGGCTAACTGCAACAACCTTCCCGGCGTCGCCCAGGTTGCGATGCAGGGTGGCGAGTACGCTGCCGAGCAGATCATCCTTGAGCTGGGTGGCCGCACCGGCGAACGCCCGAAGTTCGAATACTTTGACAAGGGTTCCATGGCCACCGTCTCCCGTTACTCTGCAGTGGTGAAGATGGGCAAGGTCGAAACGACCGGCCTGGTCGGCTGGATCATGTGGCTGGCCGTCCACATCATGTTCCTGGTCGGCTACCGTAACCGCTGGACCGCCGCGTGGGCATGGGGCCTGAACGTCCTGTCCCCGAAGCGCTGGCAAATGACCGTCACTGATCAGCAGCGCAAGGCTCGTAACCTGATCGAGCAATAA
- the thiD gene encoding bifunctional hydroxymethylpyrimidine kinase/phosphomethylpyrimidine kinase yields the protein MPRPIPRVLSIAGTDPTGGAGLHADLKSILAAGGYGMGVVTALVAQNTHGVRSVHIPPVDFLQQQLAAVSDDVAIDAVKIGMLGTTDIIRTVSNWFAAIDAPLILDPVMIASSGDRLLDAEAEQALRELAGRATIITPNLPELAVLTGTELPDADSAHQTAQRFAAETGAMVVVKGGHLSGAEAGNWLIDATGVLSHTSTPRLQTSNTHGTGCSLSAALATKYAQLADAPAALEWATRWLHDAISNADALEVGSGHGPVDHGVWLRPLQHGDDKP from the coding sequence ATGCCCCGCCCTATCCCCCGCGTCTTGTCCATCGCCGGTACTGACCCCACCGGGGGCGCAGGACTGCACGCTGACTTGAAGTCCATTCTGGCCGCGGGTGGCTACGGCATGGGCGTGGTCACGGCACTGGTGGCCCAAAACACCCACGGGGTGCGCAGCGTCCACATTCCCCCGGTTGATTTTCTCCAGCAGCAACTCGCCGCTGTCTCCGACGACGTGGCCATCGACGCCGTCAAAATCGGCATGCTCGGCACCACGGATATCATCCGCACGGTCAGCAACTGGTTCGCAGCCATTGACGCCCCGCTCATCCTGGATCCGGTGATGATCGCAAGCTCCGGCGACCGCCTGCTCGACGCCGAAGCGGAACAGGCATTGCGTGAACTAGCAGGTCGCGCGACGATTATCACCCCAAATCTTCCCGAGCTCGCCGTTCTCACCGGCACTGAGCTTCCCGACGCGGACTCAGCACACCAGACCGCGCAGCGCTTCGCCGCGGAGACGGGGGCTATGGTCGTCGTTAAGGGCGGGCATTTGAGCGGAGCAGAAGCCGGAAACTGGCTTATCGACGCCACCGGGGTCCTCTCACACACCTCCACACCCCGGCTACAGACCTCCAACACGCACGGCACGGGCTGTTCGCTCAGCGCCGCGCTGGCCACCAAATACGCGCAGCTCGCCGACGCGCCCGCTGCCCTCGAGTGGGCGACGCGCTGGCTACACGACGCCATCAGTAACGCCGATGCCCTCGAGGTGGGATCGGGGCACGGCCCCGTCGACCATGGCGTGTGGCTACGCCCGCTCCAACACGGCGACGATAAACCCTGA
- a CDS encoding class I SAM-dependent methyltransferase: protein MATYTPEHLANVDDETWSALVNVTEPGPISNFRARRAEQRFAAACAKAGLEVEGDSPDLVVVHDELFVRLAESGWLGLAESYMAGEWTAPDLTKVLEKLLGAGYAPRRERLAKTVPSRGTGQELPADLVQLTSEDGVSLCGGLFASGVPTTVRKATKSFVPGAGRGKEPASHFVDVTYVSAPIDVERADFPAAQERVMASLLDAALVDQGADVLEYPSSGGALAMQASARGATVDVLTSDPDHRVALDEFITLNGATNQVHPYTLPAAFPSREDWRGRYDCILSLEKLEHMGKNGRLSYLKALDRMLTVGGFIGMQTVVATDVFGPNSRAALAVLQGYLWPALRFSTPEKLHQLVDKETGLRIIGQKHFGEHYRESLRIQREVFESNLRQAAAAGYDSVFRRLWIYQFALLEALFNLGCLDAVQFTLTTRNRSGRR, encoded by the coding sequence ATGGCTACATACACTCCTGAACACCTTGCCAATGTGGATGACGAGACCTGGTCTGCGCTGGTGAACGTCACCGAGCCGGGGCCGATCAGCAATTTCCGGGCTCGCCGTGCTGAGCAGCGTTTCGCTGCTGCCTGTGCCAAGGCCGGCCTCGAGGTGGAGGGAGATAGCCCGGATCTGGTAGTGGTGCACGACGAGTTGTTTGTTCGCCTGGCTGAGTCTGGCTGGTTGGGGCTCGCAGAATCCTATATGGCCGGGGAATGGACGGCCCCGGATCTAACGAAAGTGCTTGAGAAACTGTTGGGGGCAGGCTACGCCCCGCGGAGGGAGCGCTTGGCGAAGACAGTCCCGAGTCGCGGGACAGGCCAAGAACTTCCCGCTGATCTGGTGCAGCTGACCTCAGAGGACGGCGTGTCCCTGTGCGGTGGATTGTTCGCCTCCGGAGTTCCCACCACCGTGCGGAAAGCCACCAAAAGCTTCGTGCCTGGCGCCGGGCGGGGCAAAGAGCCGGCCTCTCACTTTGTGGACGTGACGTATGTGTCAGCCCCAATTGACGTGGAGCGCGCCGATTTCCCTGCCGCACAGGAGCGCGTGATGGCGAGCCTGCTGGATGCAGCTTTGGTGGACCAGGGTGCTGACGTGCTCGAATATCCCAGCTCCGGTGGGGCGCTCGCGATGCAGGCGTCGGCGCGGGGCGCCACTGTGGACGTGCTGACCTCTGACCCGGATCATCGCGTGGCTCTGGACGAATTCATTACTCTTAACGGAGCAACGAACCAGGTGCATCCCTACACGTTGCCGGCGGCGTTTCCCTCCCGGGAGGATTGGCGCGGCCGATATGACTGCATTTTGTCTCTGGAAAAACTGGAGCACATGGGCAAGAATGGTCGGCTTTCGTACCTCAAGGCACTCGACCGGATGCTGACAGTGGGCGGCTTCATCGGGATGCAAACCGTGGTGGCCACCGATGTGTTTGGCCCTAACTCGCGGGCGGCCCTGGCCGTGCTGCAGGGCTACCTGTGGCCGGCACTGCGCTTCTCGACGCCCGAGAAGCTTCATCAACTCGTCGATAAAGAAACCGGGCTGCGTATCATCGGGCAAAAGCACTTCGGTGAGCACTACCGGGAGTCGTTGCGCATTCAGCGGGAAGTTTTCGAAAGTAATCTGCGCCAGGCCGCGGCCGCGGGCTATGACTCCGTGTTCCGCCGACTGTGGATCTACCAGTTTGCGCTCCTGGAAGCGCTGTTTAACCTGGGGTGTTTGGACGCGGTCCAATTCACGCTGACCACGAGGAACAGGTCGGGGCGTCGTTAA
- the gndA gene encoding NADP-dependent phosphogluconate dehydrogenase, producing the protein MTENNALAHIGVVGLAVMGSNLARNFASRGHTVALFNRTYEKTAVLMHEHGDEGSFIPTKTIEEFVAALERPRRAIIMVQAGPATDAVINQLADAMEPGDIIIDGGNALYTDTVRREKEISARGLHFVGAGISGGEEGALNGPAIMPGGPKESYESLGPLLESIAAVVDGTPCCTHIGPDGAGHFVKMVHNGIEYADMQVIGEAYHLLRYAAGMTPAEIAEVFKEWNTGDLDSYLVEITAEVLSQVDAETGTPLIDVIVDSAGQKGTGRWTVKAALDLGIATTGIGEAVFARALSGARNQRAATIGNLPSGELSSLEAQGVDKAQFIEDVRRALYASKLVAYAQGFDEIKAGSEEHGWNVDPRDLATIWRGGCIIRAKFLNRIKEAYDTNPDVESLLLDPYFKGEMDGLMDSWRRVVILATQLGLPIPVFASSLSYYDSLRAQRLPAALIQGQRDFFGAHTYERTDKPGKFHTLWSGDRSEVEA; encoded by the coding sequence ATGACTGAGAACAATGCTCTTGCACACATCGGTGTTGTCGGTTTGGCCGTTATGGGCTCAAACCTGGCACGCAACTTTGCTTCCCGTGGCCACACCGTGGCGCTGTTCAACCGCACCTACGAAAAGACCGCAGTTCTCATGCACGAGCACGGCGATGAGGGCAGCTTCATCCCTACCAAGACCATTGAGGAGTTCGTCGCCGCCCTGGAACGCCCGCGTCGCGCGATCATCATGGTTCAGGCTGGCCCCGCCACCGACGCCGTGATCAACCAGCTTGCCGACGCCATGGAACCAGGCGACATCATCATCGACGGCGGCAATGCCCTCTACACAGACACCGTTCGCCGCGAAAAGGAAATCTCCGCACGTGGCCTGCACTTTGTCGGCGCCGGTATTTCCGGTGGTGAGGAAGGCGCACTCAACGGCCCAGCCATTATGCCAGGTGGCCCGAAGGAGTCCTACGAGTCCCTCGGCCCGCTGCTGGAATCCATCGCAGCTGTCGTGGACGGCACCCCGTGCTGCACCCACATCGGCCCCGACGGTGCCGGCCACTTTGTCAAGATGGTGCACAACGGCATCGAGTACGCGGACATGCAGGTCATCGGCGAGGCCTACCACCTGCTGCGCTACGCAGCCGGGATGACCCCAGCCGAGATCGCCGAGGTGTTCAAGGAATGGAACACCGGTGACCTGGACTCCTACCTGGTGGAGATCACCGCTGAGGTGCTCTCCCAGGTGGATGCGGAGACGGGCACGCCGCTTATCGACGTCATCGTTGATTCCGCAGGCCAAAAAGGCACCGGCCGCTGGACCGTCAAGGCCGCCCTCGACCTGGGCATTGCCACCACCGGTATTGGCGAAGCCGTGTTCGCCCGCGCACTGTCGGGTGCTCGCAACCAGCGCGCCGCCACCATCGGCAACCTGCCCTCCGGCGAGCTGTCCTCCCTGGAGGCACAGGGCGTGGACAAGGCGCAGTTCATTGAAGACGTGCGCCGCGCCCTCTACGCATCCAAGCTGGTCGCCTACGCCCAGGGCTTCGATGAGATCAAGGCGGGCTCCGAGGAACACGGCTGGAACGTGGATCCACGTGACCTGGCCACCATCTGGCGTGGTGGTTGCATCATCCGCGCCAAGTTCCTCAACCGCATCAAGGAAGCCTACGACACCAACCCAGATGTGGAATCCCTGCTGCTCGACCCATACTTCAAGGGCGAGATGGACGGGCTGATGGATTCCTGGCGTCGCGTTGTCATCTTGGCCACGCAGCTCGGCCTGCCGATCCCTGTGTTCGCGTCCTCCCTGTCCTACTATGACTCGCTGCGCGCGCAGCGCCTCCCAGCAGCACTGATCCAGGGCCAGCGAGACTTCTTCGGCGCGCACACCTACGAGCGCACCGACAAGCCGGGCAAGTTCCACACCCTGTGGAGCGGCGACCGCAGCGAAGTTGAGGCCTAA